In the genome of Synchiropus splendidus isolate RoL2022-P1 chromosome 2, RoL_Sspl_1.0, whole genome shotgun sequence, the window GGTGGTTCATTGGGTGCTTTaagtcagtctcctccacctgaacttATCTCAACTCCCaatgagcatcttcaactcagcCTTTCCCAACTCTggtcacagaaaaaaaggagcTTATTCTACTCGTCGTTGGATGCGTGCGCGCACCCGCAGAGCTCTGCGTGCGCGCGCAGCAGCATCGTCGCGCCTGGAGCCGACACCGTTCTCACTTCTTTTTTGCTTCATTCAGAGTTTGGAAAGAAGAAGCGGAGGCTCCGGTGAGAGGAGGTGAGCTACTTTTCTTCTCAGTCACAATAAAAACGGCGTAAATTCTATAAACACACAACCGAAAACGATGTACCGTTGACTGACTGATGCCGTCCTCCCTGGTCAGGACACTCTCTGACTGTCAGTCGCTCCTTTTTTGATTCATCCTTCATCActtttttatataataatattcttAAGTATTATATTTCAAAGATTTGACGGTttcatacatgtttttttttttttttttagcagtaaAAACTGTGCGTTTGGATTCCAGAATGGAGTGTGCGTGCGTGATAGAAACGTGTGTTTGTAGCGGttatatgaagtgtttttttctgtggaaATGCAGTTTTTACTGCGGTGCGCGATGATGTGTTGACCGGTATCAACAAGTGTATCTGCGCCAGATGCGTGCGTGTGCGCATACAACAGCGCGTGCGTGTGGAAACAGCGAACGATCATCAGCACTGTGAAATATTAATGCGAAATAATTCGTGTGGGCATGGGTTCATAATAACAccctcccccttctcctccttttgttcatttattcccTCTACATAATGAAGTTAAATCACATTATTATCTGCtgtgtttctgcatgtttctgcAGCCTTACTGTtcgtactgtgtgtgtgtgttgaaaatcTATTATTTAGTGTGTGTTATCAATATGTAAATGAGTTTTTGCACCCAGCGATGGCGTTGTCTTCCTGCCGTCAGGGGCCCGATGAAGGTTCTGAACAGGAGACCAAACTTTTCTGTGGCCTGCTGTTAACACTCTGACTGACCTGTTAATACCAGCTCTATAGTTGTGTCATTACACATGGCGTCATGCCTTCTCTTCTCAGTTCGGACCACAGTTAACTCCATCTTGAAAGGCTATTTTATTCAGCACCAAATTTCATTcaacaaacccagctcagaggCGACTCGCTGACAACGACAGAGAGACTTTTGCTCGGTGATATGACAAACTCATATGGCGAAGTGGCGCCTTTTGTGTCCGTCCTGCTTTGCATTCAAGAGAGTGGCAGGCACgagactctgtgtgtgtctgttgtgggCAGTATTGATCACAGCTAATCTGTGTGCTCTTGTCAGTCTGGTAATGAAAAGTAAAGAGGAGGGTGGGCTGTAAATCAAACCTCCCCCTTCCTCGCTGCGGGACGAATGGCGGGCCTATTAGCAGCGTTTGTCTCTCCTCTTTATGCTGTGGCATTACGTGGAGAAATGGAAGGCACTTTGTCAAATTGTTCGGTCGATGGGCTAAAATGCTATGGTGTTGAGAGAAGACCAGCGCCGACCGCTTCAGCGTCGAAAGACACAAGATAAATACTCGACCCACGGCAAATGTGCATCATGGTGCACGCTTGTTTTCATACATTTTCCGCAAACATTCTGAAGCAAACAAAACCCTTTAGCATTAGCGCGTACAATTCCACACATTGTGGGTCTTACTGTGTCgctgtcatttcaaaatgttcGACAATTTGAGGGGCATGTCTTGCTGAGAGACAAGTATGAAATGGCGAACCTTTTTATTCCTCTGCAGAAACACCTCTATTGCCTTTCGGAAGTTTTGGTGAAGTTTAGTCTACTCATCCTCTCCGTGATACCGTGACAGCACCATGCATGACAGCAACAGACTTATCTCTTTTGGGGATCAAATTTAGTCGGGTACGTTGACGCTATAAAAAGACGTTGAGACatacttttgaaaacaggctccagcatggagactgagtcatgaaacaaactgggcaatgttctgaacttgaatcatcaacgCCCCAcctcttttattgacattaaagtgctcaaaatgtgctgttttcgcccacgggTCATAAGTTCTGACACTCTCAGCTCAGggaggtctcagctgctgcttcccgtCTACGGTCCTTGAAGAGATTGGttcggagctgcagacacggcggcaaaaacagcacattctgaGGGCTTTAGTAAAATAACTGTGATTTCTCTCTATTTcactcttcagcctgtaaaaatccacgCAATTGCCATGTCGTTGTAACGTATAAGTCACAGAGTTTAGAAGAGTAGCGGTTTATAGTCTAGAAATTATGGTACGTTTGTGAGGTTAATAATGGGAGATTTTACCCCAAATGTAGCGCATTTAATTTCCAGTGTGAGATGTTTCCAAGACGCCTCTTTTTTAATGCCATTGATGGCATTGATGTCGATGGGACTGTAGGTGGCAAGTGAGACAGAAGTGAGGCTTGCGCCCCCTACTGACACCGATGACTAACATTTTGAATGCTGTGAAATATATTGGCGTATATCCCAAGTCTGTCATCAAAGAAAACACATGTTTTAGACTCACGCTAGATGTTGATCAGCATCCAGAATCCATTTGAAGTGGTGGCACCATCAAGATCAGAGACATTTGCGTGCCTTGCTCTTGACTTGACAAGGAACGGACCGTGGCAAAGACGCGAGCCGATGGAGTAACACGGAAAGGGGTTTTGACTTTTACTGCACTGACGACTGTAAAAACACTTGCTTTAAATCATGAGAAGTACGTAAATATCACTCACCCACAGTCGCTGTCACTGACTCCGCCCCCTCAGGTGTCGGCGCTGTGCACATGAACGTCCGTCAGCGAACAGTGGCTGTGTTCCAGTCATTTTTCTCTCGGGATATTCCGTTTAGAAACACCAAAAACTACCATTGTTCTGGTacttcttttgttttcctgttgttgTGAGGCGTTGGATCATGTGAAATCTCTGGCTAGATGCGGATTGTGAAACAGCTTAGAGCAGAAAACGCACCTGAGAATCGgttgcaggaaacaaaacagtagCCTGGCCCTTGGGCTGGAGCGTCACCTGGTTTGTCTTCAGCTGCTCTCTGCCTGTACGACACTGCATCATGATCGAGGAGGGCTCCTGCCCGACCTCATTTGTCGGGCTGTCGGTCACTCTGAGGATCAGGACTGGACAAAGAGCTGAAGGGCACTAACTCATCCCAAACTTCACTGCAACAATTGTGAATTCACCACACAACTAATGTGCTCTTCGAGAGCCATAAATGGAACGAAATCTTTGAGTGTTTGCAGCCAGATAGGCAGCAGATGTGGTCGAGCGAAGCCTGGGCCAATGTGTCCGGCGGGCGCTCCACCATCAGCCGCACAGTTTGGTGTGGCTGAACTGCAGCTGCCTATTTCATTGTCTGGACTATCGCCATAGTGATGGATTTCCTTCTTTCTCAAACCCACAATAGCGGATGCAGACAATAGAGTCGAAGCTTTCAGAGCGGCGATACCGACCTGTGTGCTTATTGTGCATTGCGGAGATTACGGAGGCATACAGCGCCACAAATGCACGGCCCACCAACAAATCACtgaacaatttatttaaaaaagcaagatcggcaaattttaaaaaaagcaaaacggTCTGGTTGAGGTCGCGTCTCATGACTGGAGCAGGACGACGTTTTATTTCAACCTCACGTTCTACACCTCAGCGACATCGACTTGCTACACTCTGCCTCCACCTGTGCTGATATTGGGTTTATTAAGTATTAGGCCGATTActgaaatggattttgttcGGCCAGTCAGCGTCCGTTTCGCGTAAAAATAATGTCGACAGCTAGTAAAAGGGTTTTCGCTCCATTTCCAGGGATTGTTATttcttgttgccatggcaaagCGCCCGTGCTCCTCATCAAACGTGTGTTGCCATGGAACATTCAGGTGGCAATGGGCTCTTTGAAAGGCAGTTCCCTTGGGAGACTGTCAGACGCCTCCACGTCTGATGTTCGAGCAAGCAAATCCATCCATTTCCTTTCATTAGCCGTTCAAGCCAAGaggctctcctctcctcagaaTGCTTCAGAAGCACGAGGAGAGGTTCTCCAGGCAACAGCCCCCGACTCACATCCAATACGGTTGAAAAGTGCTGCAAATAGTATTAATGCGAGTCAATCAGAGGGCTCCTCCCGTGGAGTAGTTTAGTGTGAGACGCATCACTACCCCAGTTTGGTGGCAATATGGCTCCTCAGCTTCACTTCTGAGccgtggatggaatgaaaattgaGTGGTGAATCAAGAGCCTTGCCTTCACGCCGAGCTCTTCCTTCCCATGAAAGACTGTCTCACATTGTGTCCTCTGAAACAAttcttttgtttcctcctgaggaaacacaaaacaaaagacgTTGCTGATGGAACCGCTGCATCCCACACTGTCAATCGATGAGGGGTTCAAAAGAAATGATCACTTCAGTAAACAATGAGGCAGCAAAGGAACCAGCCTCAGAATGGTATTTATTCACAACAACAAGTAAAGGTTTGTGTGATCTACCTTATGAAGTTGTAAAGTTATAACTTATAAATATCATTTGTAGCTGGCGTCTTTTTGTTCTTAGGATGATGGAAAGGTATTTTTTTGAAGGACATCGAGTCTTTTCTGGGGAGAGTTTGTTGACGTCCTGCAGCTGGGTGGTTCTACTGCCTGGGATCTTGTTATTACACTGACTCGCACAATATGAAGCAGAAGTGGTGAAAGCCATGGgttatttgttttggaaaagGTGAGTGTATTTTGTTCCCGGGGAGCATCAATTATCTGCCTTGACTCGCGGCGAAGGCGATGTGTCCAAGCGCAGTGTGGTGGTCATTAAGACACAAGGGCGGCTCCATAAACAGTGGTTAAGCTCATGGAGCGCCGCACCGTGTGTTGCCCGTCCTGCCTGGTAATTGTTGACAGAAAAACAAGGTCTGATTTGTTTATGAACAGAGGTCACATGATGACACTGAAATGGGATGCAACGTTATTTAGACTGTCTTAAAACGCTGGTTATGTTTTGTTCTTGTCGTAGTTTGAACGTTCGgttatttatttcctgttttattttggtgaggcTAGTCAATGCACAATGATACAATCGTAGGGAAGCACACACAGGAATATATTCAGGGAGGAACGTGACACACAACAAGCGACAAAGGCATTGAGGAGCGCACACAGTGGCACAGTGAAGAGAAGGTTGGACAAATATATGAAGGCACTAACACCACCTCAAAGAGGACACTCGCATGCTACTAGCCTCGTggtgactgacacacacacacacgaatgaAGACACACCAGCACAAACCTGGATGAACGCACACAGGAGGAGACACGCACTGAATTAGTCAAGAGTAGAAAACACTTTCAAGAACACTTACCCACAAGGACGAGCGCCAGATTGAGTGGtatttttttcactccaaaaaAGAGCAGGTTGCCAATTTAACGCCTGGCAAATAGAGGTTCTGATCCATTAACTGATTGTCAACTTTAATTGAGTTTTAATTGAAAATGCTTGCACTTcatttgcttttcttcttctcccagCAAGGAGGATGAGAAGCAACTGCCAGGATTCTGAAGACTAGCGTTTCCATGGCGCTCCTCCAGGCCACCCAGCGCTCCCCAGTCCCCGAGCAAGCTCTCACATCcaacccccctcctcccctcctggACCACTTCCTGCTGCCCACTCCTGCGGAGTCTGCACTCACCAACGACACCGTGGTCTGCAACCTCACCTGTCAGAATGGCACCATGTCGGACCCTGAATCTCTCCCGGCCTGGGCGGGAATCTTCATCCCGCTCATCTACGGGATAGTGTGTGTGGTCGGCCTCGTGGGGAACACCCTTGTTATCCATGTGGTGGTCAACTACACCAAAAGCAAATCGGTCACCAACATCTACATCCTGAATTTAGCCATTGCGGACGAGCTGTTTATGCTGGGACTTCCTTTCCTGGCAGCCCAGAACGTTCTTCTCTTCTGGCCCTTTGGGTCCCTCATCTGTCGCGTTGTGATGACGGTGGACGCCATCAACCAGTTCACCAGCATCTTTTGCCTGACGGTGATGTCAGTCGATCGATACCTCGCCGTGGTGCACCCCATTCGCTCCAGCTGGTGGCGCCGGCCACGGGTGGCGAAGGCCATAAGTGCCACCGTTTGGGCCGGGTCTATGGTGGTAGTGCTGCCGGTGGTGGTGTTTGCTGGCGTGCTGAAGGACGACGGAAACTGCAGCATCGTGTGGCCAGAACCAGCCGAAGTTTGGAAGACTACCTTCATCGTCTACACGTGCACCGTTGGCTTCTTCTGCCCCCTTCTGGTCATCTGCTTGTGCTACCTGCTCATTGTTGTCAAGGTACAGTATCCGTTGTGATACTTGAATTCTACTCAGCCTCATGTTTACAGTGGACAGGGTTTAGATCTTGTCTATCGCAGAGGCACCAGACTGAATCTGAACTGATGTTGTCTTTCAAAGGTGAGGAGTGTTGGCAAAAGGGTCCAGAATACATCCACTCGTCGCAGAAGGTCAGAGCGTAAGGTCACCAGGATGGTCACCATCGTGGTCGTGGTCTTCGTCCTCTGCTGGTTGCCCTTCTACGCTCTCAACATCAGCAACCTCTTGGTGGTCCTGCCGCGCGACTTC includes:
- the LOC128753530 gene encoding somatostatin receptor type 5-like; protein product: MALLQATQRSPVPEQALTSNPPPPLLDHFLLPTPAESALTNDTVVCNLTCQNGTMSDPESLPAWAGIFIPLIYGIVCVVGLVGNTLVIHVVVNYTKSKSVTNIYILNLAIADELFMLGLPFLAAQNVLLFWPFGSLICRVVMTVDAINQFTSIFCLTVMSVDRYLAVVHPIRSSWWRRPRVAKAISATVWAGSMVVVLPVVVFAGVLKDDGNCSIVWPEPAEVWKTTFIVYTCTVGFFCPLLVICLCYLLIVVKVRSVGKRVQNTSTRRRRSERKVTRMVTIVVVVFVLCWLPFYALNISNLLVVLPRDFRGLYFFVVVLSYANSCANPILYGFLSDNFKRGFRKALCRASRRVKSNDKATEGHRATEEWGLAVLQSQHGGGVTITRGKVNNTEASEADAGRMAQNGTNKDGCRKQAVLISKAEISTAISKHEALHEEASADAAGCSSASEPEEREGANPVLEISYL